The Triticum aestivum cultivar Chinese Spring chromosome 7B, IWGSC CS RefSeq v2.1, whole genome shotgun sequence genome window below encodes:
- the LOC123156256 gene encoding uncharacterized protein, translated as MQSADEPVSGPAVSSTAATRPREAAAEDGSKSPVSPSMEDERQIPVDPVSLRHLGMVADPDSPLSAPSVLTEVVAQSSPLLPPLRRPTFVGASLPCSATSSPVHSATAKRDEPAAPSLDTVMALRSLARQHSAALASYAASPSAAPTTLSRSASRAEGRSMAPHDDEVPNVEAADEAEQSFTCGVLCMFIPGFAKKKPGSPSAAAVVSSIQRQHSGARRRSSVSRMAELERFECGSWSPPPPPHPVRVVPAHVDMDFAMEVPKISCADDADLPVKMAFVFEGEARGVLKKGILKKSASASQRQDSAPRTSSASQRHVRFSTAAAPPASCPTSPCITPRLAMARAEFNAFLEAQSA; from the exons ATGCAGTCCGCCGACGAGCCCGTGTCCGGTCCGGCCGTGAGCAGTACGGCGGCAACACGACCGCGAGAGGCCGCAGCGGAGGACGGCAGCAAGAGCCCGGTGTCGCCGTCGATGGAGGACGAGCGGCAGATCCCCGTGGACCCGGTCTCGTTGCGGCACCTGGGCATGGTGGCCGACCCGGACTCGCCCCTCTCCGCGCCGTCCGTGCTCACGGAGGTGGTCGCGCAGTCGTCCCCGCTCCTGCCGCCGCTACGCCGGCCCACGTTcgtcggcgccagcctgccttgcTCCGCGACCTCCTCCCCCGTCCACAGCGCCACGGCCAAGCGGGACGAGCCCGCCGCGCCCAGCCTCGACACGGTCATGGCCCTGCGCTCCCTCGCGCGGCAGCACTCCGCCGCGCTCGCCAGCTATGCCGCCTCGCCGTCCGCGGCTCCCACCACGCTCTCGAGGAGCGCGTCCCGCGCCGAGGGGAGGTCGATGGCGCCGCACGACGACGAGGTCCCCAACgtcgaggccgccgacgaggccgagCAAAGCTTCACGTGCGGCGTGCTGTGCATGTTCATCCCCGGCTTCGCCAAGAAGAAGCCGGGATCACCGTCCGCGGCGGCCGTCGTGTCGAGCATACAGAGGCAGCATTcgggggcgaggcggcggagcAGCGTGTCGCGGATGGCGGAGCTGGAGAGGTTCGAGTGCGGGTCgtggagcccgccgccgccgccgcatccggTGAGGGTCGTGCCGGCGCACGTCGACATGGACTTCGCGATGGAGGTGCCCAAGATCAGCTGCGCGGACGACGCGGACCTGCCGGTCAAGATGGCGTTCGTGTTCGAGGGCGAGGCGAGGGGGGTCCTGAAGAA GGGGATCCTGAAGAAGTCGGCGTCGGCGTCCCAGCGGCAGGACTCGGCCCCCAGGACGTCGTCCGCGTCGCAGCGGCACGTAAGGTTCTCGACGGCCGCGGCGCCTCCGGCGTCGTGCCCGACGTCGCCGTGCATCACGCCGCGGCTGGCGATGGCCAGGGCCGAGTTTAACGCCTTCTTGGAGGCGCAGAGCGCGTAG